The Solanum pennellii chromosome 11, SPENNV200 genome contains a region encoding:
- the LOC107003940 gene encoding uncharacterized protein LOC107003940 yields the protein MGVSLAARKHPVLTTLRDTKAQKEREALALQGRFFGGDRLVKKQAYPRPDRQLLGFPISSKLPPVFGPSCMRQKLVPRTVRRPSPTPAVRVRLRSTNTKKIQFTQRLPLGSELHMGKERCCLRGLDHLHGPTFHSICGNFMIYKPSLTSDRLMFEHDESLRADLFPIHFPASYENGKLEHFIHRWMKNREHNNFWLTMFPEKRYFRERTSTTEVAIHTNLFTDLYASIGTGSSRTGGWYTTIIKLPFLFFIRIGFMLASLGGSRSLLRQLQKDKLRWN from the exons ATGGGTGTAAGCCTCGCTGCTCGGAAACACCCAGTGCTGACCACACTGAGAGACACGAAAGCGCAG AAAGAACGCGAAGCGCTAGCGCTACAGGGTCGGTTTTTTGGGGGGGATAGGCTTGTGAAGAAGCAAGCTTATCCCCGCCCCGACCGGCAGCTGCTAGGTTTCCCCATCTCTTCTAAACTTCCCCCGGTCTTCGGCCCGAGCTGTATGAGGCAAAAACTCGTCCCACGTACGGTTCGGAGGCCGAGCCCCACCCCAGCAGTAAGGGTGCGGCTTAGGTCAACTAACACAAAAAAGATACAGTTCACTCAACGATTGCCTTTGGGTTCCGAACTCCATATGGGGAAGGAGCGTTGTTGTTTGCGAGGTCTTGATCATTTACATGGACCCACTTTTCATTCCATTTGTGGGAATTTTATGATCTATAAACCGTCCCTAACGAGCGATCGGCTCATGTTTGAGCATGATGAATCACTTCGTGCCGACCTGTTCCCAATCCACTTTCCGGCCTCATATGAGAATGGAAAACTGGAGCATTTTATCCATCGGTGGATGAAGAATCGCGAACATAATAATTTCTGGTTGACCATGTTCCCAGAAAAAAGATACTTTCGAGAAAGGACGAGCACGACTGAAGTGGCTATACATACAAATCTATTTACGGATCTATATGCTTCGATTGGAACTGGAAGTTCCAGAACAGGTGGCTGGTATACCACAATAATCaaacttccttttcttttttttattcggATCGGATTTATGTTGGCTTCGTTGGGAGGCTCGCGTAGTTTGTTACGTCAGCTCCAAAAGGATAAGTTGCGTTGGAATTGA
- the LOC107004200 gene encoding uncharacterized protein LOC107004200 — MVQLHNFFFFITSVVVPRGTAAPVLLKWFVSRDVPTGALFSNGTIIPIPIPSFPLLVYLHSRKFIRSADGAKSGVLVRASRPILLPDIIGRSSSETRARNALFRFVPVLHFLLLESKGDFSYFESFCGVLRLLFFRTFFFLPRDRSAKPERARRRKGQTLRPNGNEQRRNEKMRCLGHPHLERRVEGFGPVAFPVPPSSGGACVEGAPPEIGLEALTLPTSRELMAVGHDYYQKAPMKMNISHGGVCIFMLGVLLSCDPAAYVRPVAHASYLFRAGGVNSDSIRVFNPAAEMLS; from the coding sequence ATGGTCCAACTacataactttttctttttcattacttCCGTGGTCGTGCCTCGTGGCACGGCAGCACCCGTACTATTGAAATGGTTCGTCAGTAGAGATGTTCCCACAGGTGCCCTTTTTTCCAATGGTACTATAATTCCTATTCCTATCCCTTCATTCCCTCTTTTGGTCTATCTACATTCCAGGAAATTCATACGCTCCGCGGACGGAGCAAAAAGTGGAGTCTTGGTCAGAGCAAGCCGCCCTATTCTATTACCAGACATAATTGGGAGAAGCTCATCCGAAACTAGAGCTAGAAACGCTTTATTTCGTTTCGTTCCCGTTCTTCATTTCCTTCTTCTCGAATCCAAGGGGGACTTCTCATATTTCGAATCTTTCTGCGGTGTGCTCCGTTTACTATTCTTTCGTACTTTCTTCTTTTTACCACGCGATAGGTCAGCGAAGCCTGAGCGGGCGCGGAGAAGGAAAGGCCAAACACTTCGGCCTAACGGGAATGAGCAACGACGAAATGAGAAGATGAGGTGCCTCGGGCACCCCCATTTAGAAAGAAGGGTCGAAGGTTTTGGGCCTGTAGCTTTCCCCGTCCCCCCTTCGTCGGGCGGTGCTTGTGTGGAGGGTGCGCCACCTGAAATCGGGCTTGAAGCTCTCACCTTACCAACAAGCCGAGAGCTGATGGCTGTTGGTCACGACTACTATCAAAAAGCTCCTATGAAGATGAATATTTCACATGGAGGAGTGTGCATCTTTATGTTGGGTGTTCTTCTGTCGTGCGACCCGGCGGCTTATGTGCGACCTGTGGCCCACGCCTCCTATTTGTTCAGGGCGGGCGGCGTGAACTCTGATTCGATCCGGGTATTCAATCCCGCCGCTGAGATGCTCAGTTGA
- the LOC114074949 gene encoding uncharacterized protein LOC114074949, with protein sequence MTDDARILTIIDFLEEARLLFDSWNCKNREIASYTKNTLGRRFEEILIVNASKSSKMKVVPSSEYNFSVYEAGRRYIVCLEWKTCTCGRFKHNEIPCAHTIVVLKHKNVTDLHPYCSDYYKPDALEKTYEVTMVPMPDKEDWIVTDYVLQEIVLPPMYRRLARRPRKRRKKNADEKITVKKILVGNMEKKDITGEILLSSRKRIKIMF encoded by the exons ATGACTGACGATGCACGTATATTGACTATAATAGACTTCTTGGAGGAAGCTAGACTTCTATTTGATAGTTGGAActgtaaaaatagagaaatagcGTCATATACAAAGAACACATTGGGACGAAGATTTGAGGAGATATTGATTGTAAATGCATCTAAAAGTTCAAAGATGAAG GTTGTTCCATCATCTGAATATAACTTCTCAGTTTATGAAGCCGGAAGAAGATACATTGTATGCCTTGAGTGGAAAACATGTACGTGTGGAAGATTTAAACATAATGAGATACCTTGCGCACACACAATTGTAGTTTTGAAGCACAAAAATGTTACAGATTTGCACCCGTATTGCTCTGATTACTACAAGCCTGATGCATTAGAAAAAACGTATGAGGTTACAATGGTTCCAATGCCAGATAAGGAGGATTGGATCGTTACAGACTATGTTTTACAGGAAATTGTCCTACCACCTATGTATAGAAGGTTGGCTAGACGCCCAAGGAAGCGAAGAAAGAAAAATGCGGATGAGAAGATAACAGTGAAAAAAATTCTTGTGGGCAATATGGAGAAGAAGGACATAACAGGAGAAATTTTACTTTCTTCCCGAAAGAGAAtcaaaataatgttttaa